The sequence GGCGGTCAAGGTGGTGCGCAACGATGCGCTGGACGTGGCTGGCATCCGCGCGCTGAAGCCCTCGCACATCATGATCTCGCCGGGGCCGGGTACGCCGGACGATGCAGGCGTGTCGCTGGACGTGCTGCGCGAGCTGGCCGGCGAGATCCCGGTGTTCGGCGTGTGCCTGGGCCACCAGGCGATCGGCCAGGTATTCGGCGGCAAGGTGATCCGCGCCAAGCGGATCATGCATGGCAAGACCTCGCCGGTGATCCATCGCGGGCAGGGCGTGTTCGCCGGCCTGCCGAATCCGTTCGAGGCCACGCGCTACCACTCGCTGGTGGTGGAGCAGTCGTCGCTGCCGGATTGCCTGGAAGTCACCGCGTGGACGGAGAACCCGGACGGCTCGATCGACGAGATCATGGGCCTGCGCCACAAGACGCTGGCGGTCGAGGGCGTGCAGTTCCATCCCGAATCGATCCTGACCCAGCACGGCCACGACCTGCTGCGCAATTTCCTGGGCCAGCCGCTGAGGGCGGCGGCATGAACGGCCACGCCCGTGAGATCACCATCACGCCGCAAGAGGCGCTGCAGCGCACGATCGAGCACCGCGAGATCTTCCACGACGAGATGATCGCGCTGATGCGGCAGATCATGGCGGGCGAGGTGAGCCCGCTGATGACCGCGGCGATCATCACCGGCCTGCGGGTGAAGAAGGAAACGGTGGGCGAGATCACCGGCGCGGCGCGGGTGATGCGCGAGCTGTCGGCGAAAGTGGACGCGCCGCCGCACGAGCACTTCGTCGACATCGTCGGCACCGGCGGCGACGGCGCCTCCAGCTTCAACATCTCCACCACGTCGATGTTCGTGGCGGCGGCGGCCGGCGCGCACATCGCCAAGCACGGTGGCCGCAGCGTGTCGTCGAAGTCCGGCAGCGCCGACGTGCTGGAGGCGCTGGGCGCGGCGATCGAGCTGGCACCAAAGCAGGTGGCCGCGTGCATGGCCGAGACCGGCATCGGCTTCATGTTCGCGCCGAACCACCACCCGGCGATGAAGGTGGTGGCGCCGGTGCGCAGGGAAATGGGCGTGCGCACGCTGTTCAACATCCTGGGGCCGCTGACCAACCCGGCCGGCGCGCCGAACATCCTGATGGGCGTGTTCCATCCCGACCTGGTCGGCATCCAGGTGCGCGTGCTGCAGCAGCTCGGCGCGCGTCACGCGCTGGTGGTGTGGGGCCGCGACGGGCTGGACGAGATCTCGCTGGGCGCGGCGACCCTGGTCGGCGAATTGCGCGACGGCGTGGTGCACGAGTACGAGGTGGAGCCGGAGGATTTCGGCCTGGCCATGGCGTCCAGCCGCAACCTGCGCGTGGAAAATGCGGACGAGTCGAAGGTGATGCTGCTGGACGTGTTGCAGGGCCGCCACGGCGTGGCGCACGACATCGTCTGCCTGAACGCCGGCGCGGCGTTGTATACGGCCGACGTGGCCGCCTCGATCGGCGAAGGCATCGAGCTCGCCCGTGCCACGATTGCCAGCGGCGCCGCGCATGCGAAAATGCAGGCCTTCGTGGCGGCCACCCGCCGCCTTGCCGGTTCACGCTAGAACGCACGCGGTGTGCGAAGCTGCTGCCGCCCCCGATGTGCCGGGGTTCTTGTCGCGCATGGGATGCGCTCCTACACCATCAGTGAGATGCCATGACTGACATCCTCAATCGCATTCTTGCCCGCAAGGCGGAAGAGGTTGCCGAACGCCGGGCACGGCTGCCGGAGGCCGAACTGATCGCGCGCATCGCGGACCTGCCCGGCACCCGCGGTTTCGCCGCGGCGATCGAGGCAAAGATCGACGCCGGCCTGCCGGCGGTGATCGCCGAGGTGAAGAAGGCCAGCCCCAGCAAGGGGCTGATCCGCAAGGATTTCGACCCGGCAGGGATCGCGAAGAGCTACGCGGCCGCCGGCGCGGCCTGCCTGTCGGTGCTGACCGACAGCGACTTCTTCCAGGGTAGCGAGGCGTTCCTGCAGCAGGCGCGCGAGGCGTGCTCGCTGCCGGTACTGCGCAAGGACTTCATCATCGACGCCTACCAGGTGTACGAGGCGCGCGCGATCGGCGCCGACTGCATCCTGCTGATCGTCTCGGCACTGGACGACGACGTGCTGCTGCAGCTGTCGCTGCTGGCGGCGGAGCTCGACCTGGACGTGCTGTGCGAGGTGCATGACGAAGATGAGCTGGAACGCGCGCTGGCGTTGCCGGTGCCGCTGATCGGCGTGAACAACCGCAACCTGCGCAGCTTCGAGACCTCGCTGGAGACCTCGCTGGCCCTGCAGGAACTGGTCGAGTACGACCGCGTGCTGGTGGCCGAATCGGGCATCCATACGCCGGAAGACGTCGCGCGCCTGCGCGAGGGCGGCATCCAGGCGTTCCTGGTCGGCGAGGCGTTCATGCGCGCCGAAGACCCGGGTGCCGAATTGCGGCGGTTGTTCTCGATCCCGTGACCGTGATGCCGGAGCAGGGGGCGCTGGCGCCAGCAAGCACGGATGCGGCATTGCCGCGCGTGGTGCTGTTCGATTTCGATGGCGTGCTGATCCGCGGCGATTCGTTTTATCTGTTCATGCGCGAGCGCTACCGGCGTTCACCGTGGCGTTGCGCGCTGGCCCTGCTGTGTTCGCCGCTGCTGCTGTTGCTGCGTCCGTTCTCGCGGCGCGGGCCGATGCACACGCTGGTGCGTATCGCCCTGTTGGGTCTGGATGAACGGCGTTACCAGACCGCTGCGGGCGCGTTTGCCGCGACCCTGGCGCGGCGGCCGAAGCAGTTCTGTCGTGATGGCCTGCAGGCACTGCGCCGACACCAGTTGCAGGGCGACCGGGTGATCGTGGTGACCGGCTGCGAGCACACCCTGGCCAGCGGTATCCTGCAGCAACTGGGATTGACCGATCTGGAAGTCCTCGCTTCGCAACTGCGTCCCGGCTGGCTCGGCATGCGCCTGCTGCGGCACAACGTGGGGCGGCGCAAGGTGCAGTCGCTGGCCGAGCGCGGCGTCGAGGCATGGCAGCTGGCCTATGGCGATTCGATGTACGACGCGCCGATGCTGAAACTGGCCGCCGAGGCAGTACTGGTCAATGGCACGCCCACGCTGTGCAAGAAGATGGAGAGGGCGCTGGGCCGCGCGGTCACCCGCGTCGAGTGGTTCTGATTACGGTTTCGTGGTTTCGCAGCACGGGCACTGCCGCCGGTTCTGCCCGGCGCGAGCGGTGGGTAGTGCCGCCCTGCGCAGCAACCTCCGGCACGGGAATCACTTCCCTCGCGCCTACAGCAGTGCCTGCGCCAGTTGGCCCAGGCTGATCAGCACGATCAGGCTGCCCACGGCGGCCATCACGGCCTGCTCGGGCAGGTGGCGCACCAGCCAAGCGGCGAACGGCGCGGCGATCACGCCGCCGGTGAGCAGGCCGAGCACGATCGGCCAGTGGCCGACGCCGACGTGCCAGACCAGGGTGGCGGAGACGCAGACCGTCACCACGAACTCGGCGGCGTTGACCGAGCCGATCGTGCTGCGCACGCCGCCACCGCGCGCGATCAGGGTGCTGGTGGCCAGCGGCCCCCAGCCGCCGCCGCCGATCGCGTCGAGCAGCCCGGCGAAGAAGCCCAGCACGCCGCTGTGCTGCACCTGGTGGCGGGTCAGCCGCTTGCCGAAGGCGCGCAGCAGCACCATCGTGCCGAGGATCAGCAGGTAGGCGTTGACCCAGGGCCGGATCGCCTCGCCCGGCACGCTGGCCAGGAAGGTCGCGCCAAGGATGCCGCCGATCGCGCCGGGAATGGCCAGTTGCCAGAACAGGCTCCAGCGCACGTTGCCGAACCAGGCGTGCGACGCACCGGAGACGCCGGTGGTGAACACCTCGGCGGTGTGCACGGTGGCGCTGGCCACCGCCGGCGGCAGGCCCAGCGCCAGCAGGATCGAGTTCGAGACCAGGCCGTAGGCCATGCCCAGCGCGCCATCGACCAGTTGGGCGAGCAGGCCGACACCTGCAAAGATGAAGAACTGTCCGTAATCCAAGCGTCATCTCGCAGCCGATGGCGAGGCACCATCCTCGACCAGTCTTCGTAAAAAACCGGTTCAGACGGTGCGCGGGGTGCCTCGCGAGGGCTCAGCGCGTGCCACGCACCACGATGGTCTTGCCGGAGACGTCGATCATCCGTTGCTCTTCCAGCTGCTTGAGCACGCGGCCGACCATTTCGCGCGAACAGCCCACGATGCGGCTCACTTCCTGGCGCGAGATGCGGATCTGGGTGCCGTCCGGGTGGGTCATCGAATCCGGCTCCTGGCACAGGTCGAGCAGGGTGCGCGAGATGCGGTTGGTGACGTCCATGAACGCCATCCGGCTGACCTGGCGCGAGGTGCGCAGCAGGCGGTTGGTCAGCTGCGAGCCGATGGCGAACAGGATCTTCGGGCACTCCTCGCGCAGCGGACCCTCCATCAGCTGGAACAGGCGCTCGTAGCTGACCTCGGCCATCTCGCACGGGGTGCGCGTGCGCACCATCGACTCGCGCTGGGCCTGCTCCACGAACAGGCCCATTTCGCCGATGAACTGGCCGCGGCTGATGTAGGCAAGGATCAGTTCGCGACCCTGCTCGTCCTCGGTGCATACCGCCAGCGAGCCCTCGACCACGTAATACAAGGTGTTGGCCGGGTCGCCGGGGCGGATGATCGCGGTCTTGCCCGGGTAGCGCCGGCGGTGGCACAGGGCCAGGAATCGCTCCATGGAGGCGGGGTCCGGGGCGAAGCCAAGCGGTGCCTGCGAACGTTCGAAAGCCTGTTGGAGCTGGTACTTGAGTTGCGCCACGTTTATCCCCCACAGATGGTTGAAGTCACAGCGGCGGCCATTGCCACACGGCACTGCTTGTCCGCGGACCATCCCTGCAAGCTTGGCATTATGGCAAACCTGACGATTTGCGACAGGTTCAATTTCTCGTTCTTTTGCCCCATAATTCGCGGTCTTCCGTATGCGGCAGGATTGTCGCATGCGATACGCAAGGGTCGTGCAGGCTGCGCGCCTGTACTTCACACCATATCGCGGGGACCCTTGTCGCTAACCCGCCTCTGCTGATGGCCGAAGTCCGGTCATGGAGAGCTGCCCGTGGTCAAGCCACTTCCCCGTCTGCGCCTGCAGGGTTTCAACAACCTGACCAAGGCGTTGAGCTTCAACATCTACGACATCTGCTATGCGGTGTCGGAAGACCAGCGCCGCAACTACATCGAGTACATCGATGACCAGTACGACGCCGACCGGCTGACCCAGATTCTCACCGACGTGGCCGAGATCATCGGCGCGAACATCCTCAACATCGCACGCCAGGACTACGACCCGCAGGGCGCCTCGGTGACCATGCTGATCTCCGAGGAGCCGGTGGTCGAGAAACTCGGCCGCGACACCATTTCCGGTGCCGTGGTCGCGCACATGGACAAGAGCCACATCACCGTCCATACCTATCCGGAAACGCATCCGCACAACGGCATCGCCACGTTCCGCGCGGACATCGACGTGGCCACCTGCGGCGTGATCTCGCCGCTGAAGGCGCTGAACTACCTGATCGACAGCTTCGAGTCGGACATCGTGGTGTGCGACTACCGCGTGCGCGGCTTCACCCGCGACATCAAGGGCAAGAAGCACTTCATCGACCACAAGATCAATTCGGTGCAGGACTACCTGGCCAAGCACATCCGCCAGAAGTACGAGATGTTCGACGTCAACGTGTACCAGGAGAACATGTTCCACACGAAGATGCACATCAAGGACTTCGACCTGGAGACGTACCTGTTCGACTCGCACGCCGACGACCTCTCGTTCAAGGAGCGCCAGCGCATCGAGTCGCTGCTGCGCCGCGAGATCGAGGAACTGTTCCACGGCCGCAACCTGATGTGACGAAAAACCCGCCGAGAGGCGGGTTTTTTTGGACTTCCTTTGCGGGAACGGTTCTGGCCACGCGCATGGTCCAGCGGTCGCGAGCATTCGTTCGCCGGTGCGCGTCGAGACTTCGGTGCCGTCGGGCGGGTGTTCGCCGAAGGCCTGCCCGGGCGCTGACTACCCTCATGCCGGTGCTGGGGGTGCGTGCAGTTACCCGGCGAGCTTTTCCCTGAAGCCGAGACCGGGTTTCCACGGGGCATGACAGTCATGGCCGCACACGGTTTTCGTTGCCCGGTTGCTCGGCGGCCGCGAGCCGCCGCCATCGCCGTCCTGCGCGGTAGCGGTATTCAGGCACCGCCGAACAGCTGCTCGGCGCGCTGGAACAGCACCCAGCTCGTCGCAATGACCTTGTCGCCGCCCTGTGGGCGGTTGCCGCGGTGTGTATGCGTGAACGAAGCCGGCGCCAGCAGCAGCGTACCCGTGCGCGGTACGATCTTGCGCTGCTGGTACAGAAACTCGGTCTCGCCCTCGGCAAAGCCGTCATTGAGATAGATCGTCCACAGCAGGTGGCGGTGCAGTGTGTCGGCGCGCGGGTCGCGTGGGTACAGCTCGCAATGCCAATAAGGGTAGCCACCGCGTCCCGCGCTGTAGCGTTGCAGGTTGATTGCCCCTGGCCGGAATACCGTTTCAACCAGGGACGACAATGCGCCGTCGTCCATGGTCTGCAGGCGTTCGGACGTCAGTCGGTGGCGGGTGCCGCCCGGGCCCGGAACCTCGAGCATCAGCGGCGCGATCAGCGCATGCGGATATCGCCTCAGGTAGGCAAGCACCCCGCGGAACACCGCCTGATTGAGCGCCGTTTCCGCCTCGTGCCAGTCGGCCTGGTCGCTGAGGGCAAGATCCTGGCTGTCCTTCAGTTCGGGGAGCACGCCGCCGCCAACCCGCCCCGGGCGCGTCCGGGCACTCGCGGCGAAACGCTCGACCAGCGCAGCACACTGTACCGCCGGCAACGCATCGGGATACACCTCGATAAAGTCATCCGGGGCATTCGTGGTAGTGGACATGGGCATGCGGTGGCACCGTTGGCGCGCCGCGCGGTGCGCGGGAAAGCACGAAGGCGGTCATCATGGCACGGCGCGGGTGGCCCTTGAACCGGTGTCGCGTCGCGCGCGCAGCTGCCGCCGCGCAATGGATCCCTAATCGAGCAATCCCCGGCGCAATGCGTAGCGCACCAGCTCGGCGGTGTTGCGCACGGCAATCTTGGTCAGCACGCGGGCACGGTGGTTTTCCGCGGTCTTGGTGCTGATCGCCAGCTGGCGCGCGATTTCCTTGGTGGTCAGTCCCTCGGCGATCAGGCGGAACACCTCCCGTTCGCGTGCGGTCAGGAGCTCATAGCGATCATCCAGCACGCGCTCGGGGTGCTGCAGCTGTTCGGCCAGCGCGCGCGCCGCTTGTGGGCTGAAATGCCCCCGTCCGGCATGCAGGTTGCGTACCGCGGCGAGCAGTTCCGCGGCGGCGCTGTCCTTGACCAGATAACCGCTGGCACCAACGCGTACGGCCTGCAGCACGTACTGATCCTCCTGGTGCATGGTCAGCACCAGCACGCGCGTATCCGGCAGCGCCTGACGCAGCTGGCGCACCACCTCGACACCGTTCAGGCGCGGCATCGACAGGTCGGTGATGACGATGTCCGGGCGCGTGGCCAGCGCCTTGTCGACGGCTTCGACGCCGTCGGCGGCCTGCGCGATAACCTCTATGTCGCCGTCGCTTTGCAGGATGCCCACGAGGCTCTCACGAACCAGGGTGTGGTCATCGACGAGCAGGACGCGGATCGGGATGGGCGGCATGCGACATACCCTGCATGCCATCTCCAACCGCGTCAAGCGCAGGGCCGGTGTGCGCCACTCAGCGACTGTCGAGCGGCACCAGTGCGCGCAGGCGGGTGCCGTGGCCGGCGGCGGAGCGCAATTCGAGCTGGCCGTCGAACAGTTGCAGGCGTTCGCGGATGCCGCCCAGGCCAATGCCGCCGACGGCCTGCGCGCGCTCCGGGTCGAAACCGCAGCCGTCATCGACGATCTGCAACTGCAGGCGGCCGCCGCGTTCGACCAGGTGCACCAGTACGCTGTGCGCGCCGGCATGCTTGACCACGTTGTTGAGCGCTTCCTGGGTGATGCGGAACAGCAGCGTTTGCAGTTCGCCATCGAGGTTGGGCATTGGCTCGATCTCCACTGCGATCGCGATGCCGGCAGCCTCGCCCAGGCTGCGCGCCAGCCAGCGCAGCGCCGGTTCGAGACCGAGGTCGTCGAGGATCGGCGGGCGCAGCAGGCGCGAGAGCTGACGGGTATCGTCGAGGGTGTCGGAACACAGCGTGACCGCGTCGTCGAGGCTGGCGCGCAGCGCTTTGAGTTCCGCCGGCAAGGCATCGCCGATCTGCGCGAGGCGGTGTTTGAGGGCAGTCAGGTTCTGGCCGATGCCATCGTGCAGATCGCGCGCGAGCCGGCGCCGCTCATCCTCCTGTACACGCAACACCGAGCGACCCAGGCGGTGGAACTCACGCTCGTTCGCTTCGAGCCGTTGCAGCAGTTGCTGATACCGCAGCTGGGCTTCGGCGGGCGGGGGGGGGGCATCGCGGGTCATGGCGTAGTTTCGTCCGTTCCGATGCGCCGGACGGATGTACCGGTCGCGTTGCGCAGATCGGCAGGCAGTTTGCCGCGGAAGCTGGCCAGCGCTGCAGTCGCAGCGTGCTCGGCGTCTGTCGCAGCGGGGGTATCGCCGGCCAGGCGCTGGGCGCGTGCGCCAAGGGTGTGGATTTGCGCCGCATCGAGCACCTCGCTGCCGCGCATCAGGCTGGTCGCCTCGCGGTAGGCGCGCAGCGCGGCGGCCGCATCGTGCGCGGCAAGCGCACGCTGCATCGCCAGGGTCAGCCAGTCCAGCCGCAATTCGGCGTTGCCGAGCGCTGCAGTCGCCGCATCCAGCCCGGTGTCGGCATGCGGGTCGATGCGCGCACGCAGCAGCGCCACCCGCAATTGCAGTTCGCGCACGCCCGAGGCGTCGGCCAAGGGCTGCGCACGATCCAGTGCCGCGCTCGCCTCGCGCGTCTGGCCGGCATGCAGCGCCAGCTCCGCGCGCACGATTTCGACGCGCGCGCGCTGTTCGCGGGAAGCGCCGGCATCGCCCGCTTCGAGTGGCTTGAGTTCGCGCTGCGCATCGGCGCCGGCGCCCGCGGCGAGCAGGGCCTGCACGCGCAGCAGGCGCGTGTCGGCTTCGCCACGCTGGTCCTCGCGCTGGCGAAACAGGGCGATCGCCTTGTCGGCCTGGGCGAGCGAGCCGGCCACGTCACCCTGCATCAGCGCGAGTTCGGCCAGGTTGCGCCGGCTCACGGCGGTCTCCTCGGGCATCTGCAGTTTCTCGGCCTCGGCCAGCGCGCGTTGCTGCAGTTCGCCGGCCTCCTGCCAGCGGCCGCGCGCCGCAGCCAGCAGGCCCAGGTTCTGCCCGGTGCGGATGCGGCCGGTGTCGCCGAGCCCGGCGCCGCTTTCTGCGGCACGCTGCCAGTAGCTCTGCGCATCGTCGTAATGGCCGAGCTGATAGTTGGCGAAGCCGATATCGTTGAGTGCCTGCGACAGCCCGTGCGCGTCGCCGGCCTGCTGCCAGCCCTGCAGGGCGCGACGGTAGGCTTCGAGCGCGCCGCGATAGTCGCCGCGTTCCTCGGCGAGCACGCCGAGTTCGTTGTCGACCGCGGCGAGGCCCTTGCGGTCGTCAAGTTCGGCATTCAGCGCGCGGGCCTGCGCAAGCTCGTTGCCCGCTTCGTCGAAAGCACCGCGCAGGCTCAGCACGTTGGCAAGATTGCGCAGGCTGGTGGCCACGCCGCGACGATTGCCGACCTCGCGTTGCAGCGCCACGGCCTTGCGGTATTGCTCCTCGGCGTTGACGGTCTGACCGAGGCGGCCGTAGCCGATGCCGAGCGCGTTGACCGTCTCGGCCACGCCGTAGAGGTTGCGGCTGCGCTTGTACAGCACCAGCGCACGCACCAGATAGTCGTCGACCGCGCGTCTCGCTTCGCCCTGCAGGATCGAGAACTTCCCCAGCTCGAACCAGGCGCGTGGATCGCCGCTGTCGCGTGCGGTGAGCAGCGACAGCCTGGCGATCGCCGCGCTGAAATCACCGCCGCTGCCCTGGGCGCGCGCGAGCTGCAGATCGGCCAGGGTATCGTCGGGAGTCTGCGCGAGTTGCACACGCCATTGCGCGATCGCGCCGGGCACATCGCCATCGTGCAGCGCATGCTCCGCGGTAAACACGCGCTGCAACCGTGCGGGTGCCGTATGGGCGGCGCGTTGCCCCTGTTCGATCGCATCGCGCGCGATGTCGCGCTCGCCGATCGCCTGCGCCAGCCGGAGCTGGACCAGCCACAGCACGGGATCGTTGCGTTCGCTCTTGGTGATGGCGCGCAAACCGTCCAGTGCCGCGGCGAACTTGTCGCCCTCACGCGCCTGCAAGGCGGTACCGAACGCGTCGAGCGTGGCAGTCGCGGCGGGCAGGCGCAGCTCCGGCATGGCCGTATCCGTGCCCAGTGCGTGCCCCAGGGCCGGTTGCGCCAGCCACACGCGGAACGCGGCGACGGCATCGGCCGCGGGCGGGCCGTCGAGAGCCTGCGGCGGAGCGCGGTCTTCACGCAGCTCGGCGTGCACATACCAATGGCCTTCGCGTCGGCGCAGTTCGGAGGACAACGTGCGATCGGCGACGACGAGACGGCGCAGCGTGGCCGGATCGGGATCGCTGCCGGCCGCATCGAGCTGGCGCAGCGCCTGTTGCGTTCGTTCGGTATCGACGCTGGCGACGCCGGGCAGGGCGAAGATGGTTGCGCGCAGATAGGCATCCAGCGCGACCAGACGTGGCACCGGTACCGCCGCACCGCGCAGCGGCAACACCAGCACACGATGCAGCGGCGGCGCGGCGCTGGCGGCACCCTTGTCGCGGGCCGTCCACCACAGCGTGCCGCCGACGCCGGCCAGGGCCAGCAAGGTCGCCATCGCGAACCATGCGCGCCGGTGCGGGCGGAAATCGCGCGGCATCGCGCGGCGATCGATCGCCTCGATCACCGCGGCTGCATCCTGCAGCCGATGCGCGGGCTGCGGTCGCAGCAGCCGTTCGGCAAGCCGCACAACCCAGCCTGGCAGGTCGGGGCGTTCGCGCGTGACCGGTGGCGGCGAGCGCACCAGTCGCTGCGCGATCGCCTCCGTGGCAGTGGCGCTCTGGAACGCGGGCATGCCGGTCAACATCTCGTGCAGGATCAGGCCCAGCGCGTAGAGATCGCTGCGCGTGTCGACCGGGTCACCGCGCGCCTGCTCCGGCGAGAGATAATCGGGGGTGCCGACCACGCCACCCATGCCGGCGTGGGTGAGGCCATTGCTGGCGAGCGAGCGGGCGACGCCAAAATCGCTGATGTAGGCATTGCCCTCGCGGTCGATCAGCACATTGGCCGGCTTGAGGTCGCGATGCACCACCTCACGCGCATGGGCCGCCTGCAGGCCGAGCGCAATCTGCCGCGCGATCCGCAACGCATCCTCGAGCGGTAGCGGGCCGCGGTCGATGCGGTGGTCCAGTCCTTCCCCATCGACGTAGTCCATGCTGATCAGCCAATGGCCGTCGTGCTGGGCGAGGTCGTGGATGCGCACCACATGCGGGCTCGACACCTGACGCGCGAGCAGCAGCTCCTGGCGAAAGCGCTCGAACGAATCCGGTCGCGTCGCCAGCTCCGGCCGCAACAGCTTGATCGCCACCGGTACGTCGAGCGCGATGTCATGGGCACGGTAGACCACGCCCATGCCGCCCACGCCGAGCAGCGCCTCGATACGAAAGCGCCCGGCAAGCAGCGTGCCGGGCGCGAGATCCATTTGCGCGTAGATGCCGGTGGCGGTGGGCTGGCTCATCCGGTCTGCACCACCGGTCCGGCGAGGATGCGGTCCCAGTCGACCGGTGCCGGCGAACGCGCGGCCAGAGCGTCGCTCGCACGGTGTGCGCTGAGCCACAGCGCGGTGCGGTCGGCGAACGCCTCCAGCAGCTCCAGGTCGAGTGTGGTCAGTGGCGGCCCCGCTTCGCGGCGGTCGGCGTAGATCGCGCCGAGTACGCGATCGCCGTCGAGCAGCGGCAGGCACACCAGCGTGCGCAGCCCGCCCTCGACTACCGAGGCGCGCGCGCCGGGCCATGCGTCGCCGCCGATGTCGTTGAACACGATCGCGCGACGCTGTTCGATGGCGCGGGTGACCGCACCAAGGCTGCCGGCGAATTCGCGTCCGACCATCTGCGCCGGGTCGAGCGCGAGCGCCGCCCGGACGCGGTAGCGGCCGTGCTCGTCGATCAGCAGGAAGCCGCGGCTGCAGCCGGCGAGCTCCGCCACCGCGCGCAGGCTGGCCTCGAGCAGTGCCTGGCCGGGGGCGGCCTCGGGGTCGCCGCCATGGGCGATCGTGTCGAGTCGGACGGTATGCGCGGTAGCGGCGCCGTGGCGCTCATGCCAGCGCCGGGCTTCGGCCTCCACCGCGGCAGCGTCGAGCGCCGCGAATTCGCAGTGCACGTCGCCGAAGCGCAGCCAGCAGGAGGATTCAAGCAGCGTGGAGGCGACCTGGGCACCTTCGACGAAGCTACCGTTCTTGCTGCGCAGGTCGGTCAGGCGCCAGCGGTCGCCGCTCACGACGAGCTCGGCGTGCAGGCGCGATACCGAGGGGTGTGCCAGCAATAATTCGCAGTCATCGCCACGGCCGATCCGTAGCCGTTCACCTGGGCTCAGGGAGCGGGTGATGGCGGCGCTGTCGGGGACAAATGCGGTCAGCCGTGCCTGCATGCAGGCATCTTAGCGTGCAGCATCTGTGCGTGCAGGCGTTCGTGCGCACCATCGTGGCGAAGCGCCGCGGTCGCCATGGAGTGCATGGAACCCAGGTTCACGCCAGCGCGTGTCTCAGCGACCGAAATCGCGCTGATAGGCGATGCTGAACGAGAGCGTGGCGGTGGCGGCCAGCAGTTCGCCGGCCTGGTTATCGGTGTCGCGGGTGGCCCGCCATTGCGACGGGATGGCCGTGCCGGCCCGAGCCGCCACGCGCGCGCGAAGCTGGTCGAGCGCGGCCAACGCATCACCGTACTGGCCCTGGTCCATTGCACTCTGCGCCGTGTCTGCGCTCATCTGCAACGGCCCGCGTTCGGACAACGGCAGCAGCGCGATCAGCGACTGCAGCCGGGCGAACTTGTCGGCCACCACATGGCTGGTAGGGCGCAGATCGGTCAGCACCAGGAACTGCGAGAAGCCTCCGGTGGTGCCACGCGCACGCACACTGCCTGGCGCGATCTCGTCGGTGATGTCGCGGAAACTGCCGT is a genomic window of Rhodanobacter thiooxydans containing:
- a CDS encoding FHA domain-containing protein, coding for MQARLTAFVPDSAAITRSLSPGERLRIGRGDDCELLLAHPSVSRLHAELVVSGDRWRLTDLRSKNGSFVEGAQVASTLLESSCWLRFGDVHCEFAALDAAAVEAEARRWHERHGAATAHTVRLDTIAHGGDPEAAPGQALLEASLRAVAELAGCSRGFLLIDEHGRYRVRAALALDPAQMVGREFAGSLGAVTRAIEQRRAIVFNDIGGDAWPGARASVVEGGLRTLVCLPLLDGDRVLGAIYADRREAGPPLTTLDLELLEAFADRTALWLSAHRASDALAARSPAPVDWDRILAGPVVQTG
- a CDS encoding sensor histidine kinase, with amino-acid sequence MTRDAPPPPAEAQLRYQQLLQRLEANEREFHRLGRSVLRVQEDERRRLARDLHDGIGQNLTALKHRLAQIGDALPAELKALRASLDDAVTLCSDTLDDTRQLSRLLRPPILDDLGLEPALRWLARSLGEAAGIAIAVEIEPMPNLDGELQTLLFRITQEALNNVVKHAGAHSVLVHLVERGGRLQLQIVDDGCGFDPERAQAVGGIGLGGIRERLQLFDGQLELRSAAGHGTRLRALVPLDSR
- a CDS encoding serine/threonine-protein kinase; the protein is MSQPTATGIYAQMDLAPGTLLAGRFRIEALLGVGGMGVVYRAHDIALDVPVAIKLLRPELATRPDSFERFRQELLLARQVSSPHVVRIHDLAQHDGHWLISMDYVDGEGLDHRIDRGPLPLEDALRIARQIALGLQAAHAREVVHRDLKPANVLIDREGNAYISDFGVARSLASNGLTHAGMGGVVGTPDYLSPEQARGDPVDTRSDLYALGLILHEMLTGMPAFQSATATEAIAQRLVRSPPPVTRERPDLPGWVVRLAERLLRPQPAHRLQDAAAVIEAIDRRAMPRDFRPHRRAWFAMATLLALAGVGGTLWWTARDKGAASAAPPLHRVLVLPLRGAAVPVPRLVALDAYLRATIFALPGVASVDTERTQQALRQLDAAGSDPDPATLRRLVVADRTLSSELRRREGHWYVHAELREDRAPPQALDGPPAADAVAAFRVWLAQPALGHALGTDTAMPELRLPAATATLDAFGTALQAREGDKFAAALDGLRAITKSERNDPVLWLVQLRLAQAIGERDIARDAIEQGQRAAHTAPARLQRVFTAEHALHDGDVPGAIAQWRVQLAQTPDDTLADLQLARAQGSGGDFSAAIARLSLLTARDSGDPRAWFELGKFSILQGEARRAVDDYLVRALVLYKRSRNLYGVAETVNALGIGYGRLGQTVNAEEQYRKAVALQREVGNRRGVATSLRNLANVLSLRGAFDEAGNELAQARALNAELDDRKGLAAVDNELGVLAEERGDYRGALEAYRRALQGWQQAGDAHGLSQALNDIGFANYQLGHYDDAQSYWQRAAESGAGLGDTGRIRTGQNLGLLAAARGRWQEAGELQQRALAEAEKLQMPEETAVSRRNLAELALMQGDVAGSLAQADKAIALFRQREDQRGEADTRLLRVQALLAAGAGADAQRELKPLEAGDAGASREQRARVEIVRAELALHAGQTREASAALDRAQPLADASGVRELQLRVALLRARIDPHADTGLDAATAALGNAELRLDWLTLAMQRALAAHDAAAALRAYREATSLMRGSEVLDAAQIHTLGARAQRLAGDTPAATDAEHAATAALASFRGKLPADLRNATGTSVRRIGTDETTP